In Lactuca sativa cultivar Salinas chromosome 5, Lsat_Salinas_v11, whole genome shotgun sequence, the DNA window aaatacaaatattctaaaaaaatataaaagaagctatcagttttattctagaaaaaaaaactaattttaaaaaacataaaaagaaaataattaaaaaattaaaaaaatattgcaAATAATGTTTACAAAGTTCGTAAAAGAATTAACATGTTAAAAGATGCAACCGaaattgaaaatattattaatagaAAGTCTAAAAcggtaaaaaatattaaaaaaatcagttttttttaaaaaaatcaaattataaaaaattatgaaaactataaaaagaaattgtatcaaatccgtaaatcaaagtataacaaaaaaaaaatcaaagttaaaaaaaaaaataagttatacaaaatttataaaaaaatcactTGAAAAAATAAAAACGGTTTAAAAAGGCAAGTCAAATACTGAACCGTACAGAACACGAATAGAGATTTTATAACCTGAAATCTTACAGAAAATAAACTGTTACGAAAGACAGATATTACACGTATGTTGTCCCGAGTCTATATGTAACTAAGATGGGTCCAATGACCcatctaatttttttaatttagctTTTTTATGTTGAAAATATTTAGTGACATACCTTTAAATTACTTATAAAATCTTTgaatttctataaaaaaaaattaaaattaatgaaCGGTTTCTTGTTATACAATCACGCGCACAAAAACTGGTCTGTAGAGCACTTAGGCTCATTGATAACTGTTTATGTTTATTTgacattatcattatcattattactAAGATAACAGTATTAATTATGTAAGTGCGGTGTTCAGTTTCCAAACGAGGCTGTGACTTGTGATCCCCACGAATATATGCAAGGAAGTGGTGACCGATTTCCATACGAAGTGCTGTGGGGTCCACCGGCGTCAAATCATCGTCATTTATAAGTAACGGCGTTAACTCTCCGTGGAATAAGTCCGATCTCGGCTATTCTGGAATTACGTATGCACATTGCACAGCACAGGTATTTGTAGAGACGAGAGTATATAAATGCAGCGAACGAAGCTAAAGCTAAAGCTAAAGCTAAAGTGTGAAAAATGGAAGCGGAACAGAAACCGGTGCCGGTGATGATCGTCGGAGTAGATGACAGCGAGCATAGCTTTTACGCACTTGAGTGGACTTTGGATCACTTCCTAACTCCATCTGCTCCCAATTCTCCCTTCAAACTAATCGTCGTTCACTCCAAACCTTCTCCTACTTCTGCAATCGGATTCGCGGGTCCTGGTGAATCAATTGATCTGACACTTGATACCACTACTTTTCTGTGTCTTGGAATTGGATGCTAATAAATTTGTTTAATCGCATACCGTTGTCTATTGAATTCAGGTGCGGCGGATGTTTTTCCGTTTGTGGATGCGGATTTGAAGAAGATCGCTGCTCGAGTTGTGGAAAGGGCAAAAGAGCTTTGCCATTCGAAATCGGTTTGTACTTTGTTTCATCTTTTCGTTCGATGTCTCAACTCGCTAACAAAACGGAACTTTGAgtataaactataaagtaacccTAGGCCGTAACAGTAACGCATCtgaaatttttggttgaaatGTTTGATTTCATTTTAATTGTTTGGATCGTTTGTAAAAGATTTTGATGATTTTGTATTGTAGGTAGATGATGTGAGTGTGGAAATTGTGGAAGGCGATGCTAGGAACGTTCTATGTGAAGCTGTAGAGAGGCACCATGCCACCATATTGGTAGTTGGTAGCCATGGTTATGGAGCAATTAAAAGGTAATCTTGTTTACTTTTCACTTATGTATGCATCAACTCAACTGTTGGAAACTAATTGCAGTTTTGATCAGATGGATTTGGGAATGCATTCTATCACCCAAAGTATTTTAACACCCTACAAAACTAGTGTTTTTGTTTTTTGGTTTTTTGTAGGGCGGTTTTGGGAAGTGTTAGTGACTATGTTACTCATCATGCCCATTGCACCGTGATGATAGTGAAGAAGCCCAAGACCAAACATTGAGAGGATTGAACTGAACATTATTATTCTTCCAAATCTGGGACTTCTACCATTGATATTGCTTAGTATTTGTTAGGTTGAAGATTTAAGAAATTATTGGTGTGTATTTCCTTACTAAAACTACCTGCAACTTCAAATATTTGTGTATGTATTATTTTGTATTTACACTATAAACATCTTAATTATAGTCGATTGTCATTATCTTAATAAAACCTGCTTCAGTTAATTAGTTCTCTTGAAAGCCTTTTGCTATTGCTCTCAGTTTTGTTTTGCAGATCAATctaaaaatgaaactttaagcatttaaatataagttttaggtatcaaatgttttgaatatttaaaaattttgaaCTTACAAAATTTACATGCATGAAAATTGATGGTTTTACTAAGCGACTAGGGGATGCAATTATTCCACctgttcagtccatatgaaaaAATAATTGTTTTGATATGTTTTTCAATAAGATGCTTAGGCCTTACGAATCGAAATGTATGTTTTGCAAGTtggtaaaattaaaattaatatgaGTATGACCTTACTAATTGTGGAGCCAGAAATCTCGGTACCGACATATCTATTCTGATTTCTGAGGGTGAAATTAAGATCATATGTTAATATGTTGATCCCACCAAACCAAATAAAGATGAAGGATGAGGGATGTAATCTATGAACAACAAACAAAATCTGGGTGGCAATAATCCCTTACATAAAACATGCAATCTGGATGGATGATTCCTGCACACACTTAAACTCATAAAAACTGACAATATGTGAATCCATTTCTAAAGCTTGCTGCTTGCACATTGCCATTGTTGAGAATAATTCAAGGCACGGAATGGCAAGACAGAAGCATCTAACTGATAACATATACTGTATATAATATAggctcaaactcaaaagtcaaaattcaTCTCTAATTTAGTAAATGATATGAGCTTGGAAATAATCGATGCATCCAagtgaaagaaagaaagaaaggagAGCATTGGATATGGATTGAGCATTTTAAATTTTTACGTGTACAAGGGCCAATCGGTCCACGCACCAGATACATGCCCATTCTCACAAACATAAGCTCGAACTACTGGCTCCCCATCGTCATGAAACCCATACGCAGGCCGCAAACAGAAAGCCGCATGCAAGTCATACACTTGACTAATAGAACAATAAGCACAATTCAAATCAATTCTGCTGCGATTCCCATCTTTAATCGTCCTCCAAACCCTAGATCTCTTAAAATCCTTGAACACCCCCCTAAAAAGCATGTAATTACGCTTCTCCTCGATGTGCACACAACCAGGCCAATCACAAATGTATAAACAATCACCCCTGAATCGACTTGCCAACAATTTATTTCCTTGCTCACGGCTCAAATTCCAAGCACCAGATGCCAAATGGGACCTTGAAGATCTACAAATTTTTCTTCGTTTACAGACAccaaaatcaacaacaacaacaatgccgTCGTTGCCTTCTGTTCCTTCTTCAGAAACCTCCTCGGATTTATGGCAAACATTACCGTAAGCAGAATCATAGTAGAGATCGTCGTACAAAGACCAAGAACAATCAGAGCTGTTAACGGAACGTTTTAGCTCTTTCATCTTATCATCGTCAGCAATTCTAGAACAAGAAGGATTTGATACGGATTTACCCGGTTGAAACAGATTAGTTTCATGATAGTTTTCATCTGGACCTAGTTCGCGTTCGAGCCCGAGATCTGAATTTTCGAGGAGGACGCCAGAGtggaggaggccagggcagcaaACGGAAAGCTTGTGAAGGGACGCCCAGCCGCCAGGAGGAGAGATGGAAGAGGTGATTGGAGTGTTCGATTGGAGGAGATCGGAGACGACGGAAGGGATTGTCTCATGGCATTTGGTTTTCCAGCAAATCGTGCGAACCATATTCGAGAATTTAGTACACACGCAAGCGAGACGAGACCAGTTGCGAGGATCATCTGCGATCTTGAAAAATATGTTTAGAACAACATCGTCGGAAAGATAGGAGAACAGATTTTCAGTGCCAATTTCAGACATTTTCCACTTGTTTTTCGTCGAATAACACACAGCCAATTCTCTCCTCGATCTGCGAAAACGACTCAGAAGCTCCTTCTTGTTGAAAAACTCTAGAGTTCTTCTCAGCCTCGGGATTCAATTCAAGAATGAAATGGTTGGTGGGGCTAAGGGAGGAGATCTCGCAATATGTACACTGAACGTAGATGATTTTCGTCGGGATTTCTTCCCCGCTTTATCATATTTACAAACTAGCCCCTATAGTTTTGGTTAAAAATTAATGAAGTATTAAAATAAGATATCTTATCTCTCTTTTACAAACTAGATGTGTCCTCCCCATTGCGGGGTTGGAAGATGTTGTTTTTGTATGCAACTATAATACATCGCCTTAATTGGTAGCCATAATAAAATATGTTGTTATTCTCTACAATTCGTCCATTTGCAAACACGGTAAAAAAATGAATAGACATTGGTATTTTGTATTTTGATGATCCAAATTACATACATTGCCCTCTTTTGGTTGATATATGTCAAATTCCACCACCTGATGAACTTGCTGAAAGAGTTGTGGTGTAAGCATATGTTCCACTTCttttagttgatatgtgttatctCATCCAGGTGGAAGTCCTTCATCTTCATAATCTTTTTGCTCCATGTTTAAGTCTACGGTGTGACACATTAGTTCTTCCAAACCACAAAACATCCGAAACTTACCATGACAGATTATGGCGTAATAACATGATGAAATTGGACAATGGAATTGGAATGAGTGATTACATTCCAATATCAATGAGGCATTCAAAAATGCGTCCAATTGAAAAACTAAATGACAATaaattgataaataaataaaatcatattttatatttcacatcATGTAAATATATGTTATAAAATTATTTTCTCGATTTTACAAAATATTCCAATAAGGCCTTCTTGTGTTTGGAAAAGTGTCACCATACTGATGATTTGTGTATGAAGGCCAACAACACCAACGTTATCCAAAACACGAATTCTGCTCAATTCATTAGGAATGGTCATGGTATTAAAATATTCAAGAACTTTGACGGGTTTTAGccatttaaatataataaacaacaaCATACAAAAAATAAGGGAGTTAAATTACCAGCAACAACTCTAAAAGCAAATCAAAAAATCCCTCAACTGATAGGAATTCTACTGTGTAGCTTTTCTACCTCCTTTCCACctaaaaaaaggaaaaatgaacaaaaaaaaaaactaaaatttcaaCTTTCAAAGTCTGGACCCACATCCATAAAGATTATAAGAACTCACCAGTAACTTTAACCCATTTACCGAAATCGATTTTGTTTACGGATCGACCACCAATCTTCAGAAGTATAACCCAATATAACAATTTCATCTGGTGCATTTGGAAATGGCGTCGGATAAAGAAACACCCCCTTCAGCACCACCCCTGGTGGAAGAACACCTGAAGTCCTCCAAGTTAGAGGATGTTTTCAAAAGGTCAGAAATGGTAATAAACCCTATTATAGCATATAAATTGATAAGAATTAAGCAATAATAATGCAATGTAGGCCTATAAATGATTGGATTTGCATCAAATCAACTAATCTTAGCTACCATACAACTTTATTAAATTAGCTTTTATCTGACCATTAACTAAGGATTAATGTTATGATTCATAATCGTATTCAACACACAAAAAAATTGTAAAGTTGTTACtgtaaagcatttaaaagtaatTTTGTCCAAAAAAAATAACTCGTATTTGTGTTATTTAAAGTTGTGTGACTGCTAAGGTCATTACTCACCATATCGTTTTGATGAATTAGTAACTGAAAGAAAGGCAAGGGCATTTTTGGTATTCTAAAAAGTGTTAGCAGGTTGATGAAGATCTGAATAAACTATGCTAAAAACGCAATGCTAACGATCTTCTGATCTCATTATCACttattcataaattttattaatttcaCAAATTTTATTAATTTCACAAATTATTATTTATAGTTCCTTTTGGAAAGGATTCGCAtgatttcttttatgaaaataacatcattattaataaaatagaatttgtttttttttgggGAAAACTTATGCTATTTAGTGATattttttttgggaaaaaatttTGGTTTTTGTAAGAACTTATGCCATTTAGTGATCTTTTTTTGAAAGACATAGGTACCTTCAAGTGCTTCTTCCTTTGGTCATCCAACTATAAAATCAGATTGGTGGATAAAGAGTAGAGAACATTGCTAATATTGATCGATAAGGTATAAATTATGTTTCTATTCTATGCAAGTTGCCCGGTGATTCAACATAACATCATTATGCAtgatcaaacaaaaaaaaacattataaccGACCTTGATGATTTCAAACTTGTGTTGTAAGTGGCACCAATCattgtgtaacatccaaaaatacgacccaaaaatttttgttttaataataataaaatcatatattgatcgtcatatcataaaaaaacaaacgtcaaatatctcaactcataataaaatgtcgtgaAAAATTTGtatcaaatcaaactatgaatcaaaacaaactcccaggataaagactgaagttgtggtgtgtgcgaggccatcatcccgagctcttccatttacttgcgaaagtacctgaaaccaaaactaaaactgtaagcacgaagcttagtgaggtcccccaaactaccacataccatacaataacatataaacacgtactggaccttgcccactgcatcggaccgaagtccggaaattacatcgggccgaagtccggaactaactgggaccttgtcccctgcatcagaccggtgtccggaactagctgcatcggaccgaagtccggaactgactgcatcggaccgaagttcggaactaactgatcatagcatagcataaacacatatcaactagcataacacatatcatcataaacacatatactgcatactgcatcaggccgtagcccggaacacataacacataaatccagcctgagccacgaaggcatcaaacacactATCTGTTGCGTcgaaccaaagtccggaaactactgctagctaatcgggtcggcattgtggccgtagacccgttcctactagaaggaaactcacctcgtagtctagCTACTGAAAGGAACTGCTCTGGAATCTGTCTGCTGCGGCTCCGGTTTCTCCCCGGCTATaatttccataagtaccctcaattaaatactgataatcatattgagggtaaaatgactattttacccctggtcaaagtcaacctattggtcaaagtcaacattcagttgacctgactcgtcgagttgggtcgccaactcgtcgagtccttactctcactttcttgcttttgctcgctactactcgtcgagtttggcatagactcgacgagttcctcttcgatactaacacccagtcaatctgcatccgactcgccgagttgtatgaataactcgtcaggtcctccttcaacacatgaacactctgactgtgactcgctgagttgtatgaacaactcgtcaagtctgttcttgaggcatgaagattgccttggactcaccgagtcagggcattgactcgccgagtcccttcatgaATGAGTCCGacctccgactcaccgagtccacctaaAGATCACTGGTTTCACTCGGCATGACACAAAAAAGGgaaagaaatcggggactcgcgactcgactcgtcgagtctgaagaacaactcgccgagtcggttgcaTACAACACTACTTCGATGATTCTGCTCAAAACCGGTGCATGCAActtacagatctgggttcctaaagcttgattagcacgtaaagtttccaactttacgtgtagatatgcaTCAATACGGGTTTaaaggctcaaaatgcactaaaaggatAGATCTAGGGTGTTCATGcgaaaagggttccataaaggcAGAAGATCTGAGCTTCTGAAACTCAAACATAGATAGATCTGAAGGCTACTAGACAACACATGATTTCAATGTTACtaccaagccaaaaatgataaaaGCAAGCCAAACGAGAGATCTAATCGAGGAATGACAAAGGtttgagcttgatacctcaaagaaGATTGTGATACCACCACAAACTCGGATCTAACTGCTTCTCCCTTGATTCCTCCTCTTCTCTCCTCTTCCTCTATTCCACAAATGGACCACAACTTCACCAAGAGagaaaaacacaccaaaatgataAGGGTGGCTAGGGTTTTCGTGTGAGGCTCTTCTGTGGGTGAGGGAGGCTACTGAATGCCcaaaaggtcgtttaaataggatacaaacccggggatttagggtttcattcagactgatggactcgttgagtccaagatatggactcgccaagtcgccaacttaaacatgctcgAAATCccttctctactcgacgagtcgggctactgactcatcgagttcctcttgaaacttgaataaataataatattaaataacataccagaaaCGGGGCGTTACACATTGGCAGGGAGAGCTTCAACACTTGGATCACCCAATCTACCAACCTACTTCACAACAAAATCCCGGTCATAGTTGAAGCGACTTTTGAGACATTTGCTTTCCCGTATATAAACCTTAAACATGATTAAAGAAGACATTAAAAGCAGTATAAACAAACATCAAAAGATTCAAATCAATTATACATTTTGGCACGAAATACACAAAAAAACATTTAGCTTTTTGCCACAATTATTTAGCCACTTTGACACTGGAAATTGGAAAAACATGCCAAAAAATGATGGTGAGAATTACCTTGCATTCATGGGTCCTTCACCAGATTTGACCATGTGGAGTGTTGGTCTTCCTGATAGATTGACCTCAAGCATTAAGCAAGAGACTTCATCTTTTCCCTCATTATTAGGTAGGTTTTCATTTTGATTTTCTAAATTTATTGTAGTTCCAATTTGCTATTAAAAAGGATCAATTTGTAGTTTAAAGTGTGTAGAAAAATTAACCAAAATATGTCTACCCACAGCTAGATCTTCAAATCTATGaacaaatccaaacttatatcggCAAAATTCAAATGAAATCCAAAGATTTAGCCAATCAAAATACATGTATAAAACCACTTTCAGCACCATGAAAGACAGAAAATACCAAATTAAAGAAAGAAATCACGCAATGCAATTATAAACGATAGAGAAGTTGATACCTGGTGAGAGGTGAAGCTACACAGGTTGCGTTAAACTTTCTTTGAGAAATTTCTTCAAACACCTGATATGCATCCCTATCAGATTCTTCAATGAGTTCATGGACATTACACATCAATTCTGGTATCAATTAAAGCTTGTTACCCTAGGATCCATCCGGAAAGGGCTAGCGGCACAGCTTGTTACCCGTTTGCCTtccatcgatatgtattgaactatattatgctaatatatatttatttatagaaaATTAAGTAATCTAACCATTTGAAAATTAAGTAATCTTACTATTTTTTAATCGAAGAAAATAACCAAAAACAAATAGTAAATATACCATTCAGTTCGGAATAGGCATTCCGGACCAAGAAAACCCATTTTTTTACTGATTCCGGAATGCCACTTAGTTCGAATTGACATTCCGGATTCCGGACTAAAATTTcggattttggaaaaaaaaattcagaAATTCAAAAACAAGTCCACAATCCGAAGAACAATTCTGGAATTtcgagaaaaatatttttgttttcttacttaaatttaataaaaagttaaacaaacataataatgtaatatatatatatatatatatatatatatatgtgtgtgtgtgtgtgtgtgttataatACATAAAATTAGACATTTTATTGAAAATCAGTAagattaaacatttcaaaaggtAGCATTCGAATTCCCCTAAAAAaagattttttgaaaaaaaaaaaaaaaaaactctgaaATATGAACAGTactctagaattaaacattcCGGAGAAAGTGATAATTTTTCAAAAACTGAAAAAAGCTGGTTATTTTCTTTGAAATCCTCATATataatcaaggttgtaaaaaacatTTGGCGGTAGCACGACGATGGACTGGGGTCAATGGATTATTCGGCTAGGCGGTGTAACGTTCCAAAACCAGAGaggaatttttcatttttaaaataatataacatccatttttaaataagttacaaCAATTTAGTCATAAACCATTATCCTGAAATCAGAGTTAATAAGAAGATAATGTGAAATCTCAAATCATAATTTGTTGATGTGTGTGTACAGTACTGCCTTCGCAATATGATAAGTACCTGCAAATATATAAtctacaactgtaagcataaagcttagtgagttccccaaatacctgATACAGTACAACATATAACGACAGCCTTGGAACTATCATCAGTTGTGAATATCACATACATCACATAATATAACTGTTATGAGTTATCAACAACCTTAAGGACTATCAACAATCCCAATGGACTAACAGCATGCCTGGTAGGTTATCAATAACCTTGGAGGCTATCAGCAGTCTCAATGGGCTAACAGCACGCCCTgcgggttatcaacaaccctaaaTAGCACATACAACAAATACCAAATATGAATCAGTTGGTCGGCAGACACATATACTACCATATAGacaagtataatgagaagactcacttgaTTCAAAGTATTGAATCGTAACTACCAAAAGTGTTGTATAATCAGCTACACAAACTGCCTAACCCTTAACCTTTAACAGAGGTCAAACCTTATCCATGACTCATATTcatatatttaataaaatgaaagttACGATTTGCTAAACCGAATTACCGGTTACACTGCTAAGTAGCCAACTTAATTATATAACCCAAAAATAATGTTTTATCTTTAATCAAAACGAGATTTCACCACTTTATGAATTTGAAGGACTccaataattaatttataattatctaCACCCAATTTACAATCCACGAGCCCATGTGACATTTTTCTATCACATTTAAATTTATATCTCTTGAAATGGAACAAGGTAGCCCATAATCTATTTTCGTTGAGAGTTTTGAGtccaaaagaaagaaaacccaaaatAAAATGAAGCCCACACTTGAATTAGTCCATTAATAACATTGGCCCAAAAGATAAAACCTAACCTAATTTAGGTAAACAGCAAGTGAAATTAGACGTATATAGGGTTGTAAACGAATTGAACGTTCAACGAATTGTTTATGAACCGTTTGGCGGGAAGTTtatttatgttcgtttatttaataaataaacgaacATGAACACAAATTAATGTTCGTTTAGTTAAACGAGCAAACATGAACAATGGTCTCGTTCGTTCAATTATGTTCGTAAATGTTCGTTTATGTTGTTCATTtacgttcgtttatgttcgttcatATAAGTTCATTTTATGTTCGCATATGTTTAATTGTGTTTGATTACATTAGTGTAttatatgttcatttatgttcatatatcttcaattatgttttgtttatctttgttcatttatgttcgtttgtttatgttcgtttaacatgtttacgaacataaacgaacgaacatgaacaatatgatttgttaaacgaatgaacatgaacaagaaaactcGTTCATTGATTCGCTTGTGTTCGTTCATTTGTTCGActaacttaaacgaacgaacatgaacaagcctCATTCGTGTTCGTTCGGTTCGTTTATCGCCCTAGACGTATATATAGCCTTCACCTTCAACACGATCCATCTTTATGTTGGCCTTAGATTCCGGCGACACTATCATCTCTGCCCACAACTCCATTGTCGACGAAAAAACATCTCAGGTCACAGTTCCCTCACCGACGTCTTCTCATTCCTACTGAGTGACGTACACTGGAGACGAAAAACCTCTCTATCCCTTCGCACTTTTGCTCCAACGTAGCTACCGACAAGGGAATTAATCGGAAAACCCATAAGGCCCAACACTCATCGAAGATACTCTCACTTCATGTTGATAGATCACAACTCCCTCTCCACCATGTTTCTATTCTCTTGATTCCCCGACGAGATCACATTCAACCGGAGCTAGTGATTGGAAAAGTTGACCAGAACGCTTCacttaaatctctctctctctctctctctctctctctctctctacgcaCACACAACCACATACAATCACACTTAAAGTCTTATTTATGTACAATGTCACACGATTAATGGTAACAAGGGGATTCATTGGAAGGAACATAACGAAATCTGCTGTATACGTCCAAAGCATCTGTATGAGGCACCAACGAGAGCTACATCTATAGGGGACAAAATATCCAGGTTTATGAAATTTTCATCAAtggtccttgaagtttgttgtgATGACTAAACATACCCTAAACCTGATCCATCTTACAAAAGAAGTTTCCCAGAGTTACTCTATGGACCATCGACTTAAATATATTCCACTTATTGATATTAATAGATCCCACTTATCTATTCAATTAATTCTTggccaaaaataaaaataattttataaataccTTTTACGCAATTTAAATACTCATGATTCcccatatacatacatacatacatacatgcatacatacacacacacacacacacacacacacacacacatatatatatatatatatatcaattaaaATGACTAAACTGagttcggggtgttacaattctcccccatttaaaCTGGATCTCGTCCTCGAAATCTGTATTGGCTAGATCTGCATAAGAAAGATTTTATTAACCTTCTAACCACTCAAAACTCGGAACTCCAAAACTGAAACCACGAACCAAGTTCAACGATAAGCCCCACAATACTGGAACCCTTGGTGTGAAACCTCAGAAATCACATCCTAATATTGACAACATTCTTCGGATGTACCCATCCCTTAATCCCTCTATCTAGGTACACTGCAAAACTATGTTGAGACAAGCACAAAAATAGTATGATCATAACAACTCAATCATTCACAATTCAAGAATTCATGTCTGGAAGACCTCATATGCACACTTGACTTCCTAACAATTCATCATTAACCCTGCACTTCCATGAGTGAAACCATGGTAAAAACTGAACTTGCATGCCATCCAAGCTCCCGAAACAGCTCAGGTGCACAATCATCTGCCAAAATTCCCAATGGTCTTAAAACTACCCTGCACCACCAGCCTCCTGGTATTCCAAACCAACATACCACTACCCATATGCAAATCTAAACAACTATGGGTCATCAGCGACCCAAGGACTATCATCAATCCTGAGGGCTATCAACAGTCCTGGATTTATCAACAATTCTGAAAATACTCATAACATCCATCAACTACCAAGACTCAATTAGTCTAGCATGCATACCACTATGACATAGGTAATATAGGGAGAGATCTCACACAAACGTCATAATAAAGAGAATACAAGTTCACTAGTAAGAATCTTAATAATGAGCTGCTAATATACCACCATGACTTTTCCAGCAAGTCAACGCCCTACAA includes these proteins:
- the LOC111921497 gene encoding phytochrome A-associated F-box protein; translation: MSEIGTENLFSYLSDDVVLNIFFKIADDPRNWSRLACVCTKFSNMVRTICWKTKCHETIPSVVSDLLQSNTPITSSISPPGGWASLHKLSVCCPGLLHSGVLLENSDLGLERELGPDENYHETNLFQPGKSVSNPSCSRIADDDKMKELKRSVNSSDCSWSLYDDLYYDSAYGNVCHKSEEVSEEGTEGNDGIVVVVDFGVCKRRKICRSSRSHLASGAWNLSREQGNKLLASRFRGDCLYICDWPGCVHIEEKRNYMLFRGVFKDFKRSRVWRTIKDGNRSRIDLNCAYCSISQVYDLHAAFCLRPAYGFHDDGEPVVRAYVCENGHVSGAWTDWPLYT
- the LOC111921498 gene encoding universal stress protein PHOS34, which produces MEAEQKPVPVMIVGVDDSEHSFYALEWTLDHFLTPSAPNSPFKLIVVHSKPSPTSAIGFAGPGAADVFPFVDADLKKIAARVVERAKELCHSKSVDDVSVEIVEGDARNVLCEAVERHHATILVVGSHGYGAIKRAVLGSVSDYVTHHAHCTVMIVKKPKTKH